A DNA window from Enterobacter cloacae subsp. cloacae ATCC 13047 contains the following coding sequences:
- the yidD gene encoding membrane protein insertion efficiency factor YidD, with product MAPPLSPGSRVLIALIRVYQRLISPLLGPHCRFTPTCSSYGIEALRRFGVIKGSWLTVKRVLKCHPLHPGGDDPVPPGPFDTREH from the coding sequence ATGGCGCCGCCACTGTCGCCTGGCTCGCGGGTCCTGATAGCCCTCATTCGGGTCTATCAACGCCTGATTAGTCCGCTACTCGGGCCACACTGCCGTTTCACGCCAACATGCTCAAGCTACGGAATTGAGGCATTGCGCAGGTTTGGAGTGATAAAAGGCAGTTGGTTGACGGTGAAACGCGTATTAAAATGCCACCCTTTACACCCAGGTGGAGACGACCCCGTCCCCCCAGGACCCTTTGATACCAGAGAACACTAA